From a region of the Drosophila virilis strain 15010-1051.87 chromosome 3, Dvir_AGI_RSII-ME, whole genome shotgun sequence genome:
- the LOC6623479 gene encoding uncharacterized protein, translating into MCCRFTLLFAFFCGYPILVLCSSQNDPRYQVVGVPCAVNEEVSCMILKCPAGRFCPAENYCYNPKCVCRRGYRRSHGVCVQKHVTLNLEAEALNSALLQTRFR; encoded by the exons ATGTGCTGCCGGTTTACACTTCTATTTGCTTTTTTCTGTGGATATCCGATTCTTGTGCTCTGCTCTTCGCAAAATG ACCCACGCTACCAAGTTGTGGGCGTGCCGTGTGCTGTCAACGAGGAGGTCAGCTGCATGATCCTCAAGTGTCCGGCGGGTCGCTTTTGTCCGGCGGAGAATTACTGCTACAATCCGAAGTGCGTCTGTCGGCGCGGCTATCGCAGAAGCCATGGCGTCTGTGTCCAGAAACATGTGACGCTCAATCTCGAAGCTGAGGCTCTGAACTCAGCCCTGCTCCAAACGCGCTTTCGATAA
- the Duba gene encoding uncharacterized protein Duba, translating into MTIKPVSAPSGKRVVDADATEAHVSGQVVVEQSVVNQAHRNVVIDGHGQSPQRRGEVYDELARTHRCSPHKSSRSKRREHHEGHAHHHKRDRLEREKLSLNHPTVGGGGVAGVTSKCSSPHSVVAAAVAAGPGNSSPTAVGRKSPEHLGLGCANVPKAQTQITPAAAAANLLKAVEETFSGYNSGDEHLQPKERTISVEEWKRRDEEFAKCMEKRGYELKPVEEDGACLFRSISLQIYGDEGMHDVIRQHTMDYIHENREYFGQFVTEDINGYIQRKRARDAHGNHIEIQAISEIYSRTVEVYCYQSTPINIFNSEQSQAGYPPLRLSYQRGSHYNAILDPYNATVGVGLGLAGYKPEFQTKEAVRLSEQLEIEQTMFEDKLKTTDWEATNEAIEEQIARESYLQWCRDNMQRSRSSNTAATSATSSTVTSAEALTDSDASPSKYSSDGGGGGGGVCGSSNNNGNSNTAATLSSSSVGDGPASGFALSPKSLGQFTHKLPPDVNELGGYESDATDMSSTSSVGHCGGNASPNTAAATQRSKKLPKSQRRGNNLRSSKKRRHEVREAGNSLEAHETPQRKSPKRDAAPSAARERTPEVEQQPCTSKQSSQSPPKRVDAQSPPKQSYSSFYQELLEASYANDGVNENEMLQRAIQMSTRDYMDDQKRKYLCGP; encoded by the exons ATGACCATAAAACCAGTCAGTGCACCCAGTGGCAAGCGCGTTGTCGATGCGGATGCCACCGAGGCGCACGTCTCTGGTCAGGTAGTGGTGGAGCAATCGGTTGTCAATCAGGCCCATCGCAATGTGGTTATCGATGGCCATGGCCAG AGTCCACAGCGCCGTGGAGAGGTCTACGACGAGCTGGCACGCACACATCGCTGCAGTCCACACAAAAG CTCTCGCTCGAAACGACGCGAACACCACGAGGGCCACGCTCATCATCACAAACGAGATCGCTTGGAACGCGAGAAACTTAGCCTTAATCACCCGACTGTAGGCGGTGGCGGCGTTGCGGGCGTCACCAGCAAATGCAGTAGTCCACATTCAGTGGTggcagctgccgttgccgccggGCCGGGCAATAGCAGTCCAACGGCCGTGGGTCGCAAATCGCCGGAACATCTGGGCCTAGGCTGTGCCAACGTACCAAAAGCGCAGACCCAGATCACAccggctgctgcggcggccAATTTGCTAAAGGCCGTCGAGGAGACATTTTCTGGCTATAATAGCGGCGATGAGCATCTGCAGCCCAAGGAGCGTACCATTTCGGTCGAGGAGTGGAAGAGGCGCGACGAGGAGTTCGCCAAGTGCATGGAGAAGCGCGGCTATGAACTGAAGCCCGTGGAAGAGGACGGCGCCTGCCTATTTCGCTCAATATCTCTGCAGATCTATGGCGATGAGGGCATGCACGATGTCATACGTCAGCACACAATGGACTATATT CATGAAAACCGCGAGTACTTTGGACAGTTTGTCACCGAGGACATCAACGGCTACATTCAACGAAAACGTGCTCGGGATGCACACGGCAATCACATCGAGATACAGGCTATATCAGAGATCTACAGTCGCACCGTCGAAGTCTACTGCTATCAGTCGA CTCCCATCAACATCTTCAATTCGGAGCAATCGCAGGCTGGTTATCCGCCGCTGCGTTTGTCCTATCAACGAGGCTCTCACTATAATGCGATACTGGATCCTTACAATGCCACTGTGGGCGTCGGCTTGGGTTTGGCTGGTTACAAGCCCGAGTTTCAGACCAAGGAGGCAGTGCGTCTTAGCGAGCAGCTGGAAATTGAACAG ACAATGTTTGAGGATAAGCTAAAGACAACGGACTGGGAAGCTACCAACGAGGCCATCGAGGAGCAAATCGCCCGCGAGTCCTATTTACAATGGTGCCGTGATAATATGCAGCGTtcgcgcagcagcaacacagcCGCCACTTCGGCAACATCTTCAACAGTGACATCTGCCGAGGCGCTTACCGACTCTGACGCTTCGCCCTCCAAATACTCAAGCgatggaggaggaggaggaggaggcgtTTGtggcagcagtaacaacaacggcaacagcaacacagcCGCCACCTTGAGCAGCTCCAGCGTCGGTGATGGCCCAGCCTCAGGATTTGCGCTATCGCCCAAGAGCCTAGGCCAGTTTACACACAAGCTACCGCCTGATGTAAACGAACTGGGCGGCTATGAGAGCGATGCCACCGATATGAGCAGCACCAGCTCGGTGGGCCACTGTGGGGGCAATGCTTCGCCCAATACAGCGGCCGCCACACAGCGGTCCAAAAAATTGCCCAAATCCCAGCGTCGGGGCAACAACCTGCGCAGCAGCAAGAAACGTCGGCACGAAGTCCGTGAGGCAGGCAACAG TCTGGAAGCACACGAAACGCCGCAGCGTAAGAGTCCCAAGCGCGATGCTGCGCCCTCAGCTGCACGTGAGCGCACGCCAGAAGTGGAACAGCAACCATGCACCTCCAAGCAGTCGTCCCAGTCGCCACCCAAACGTGTCGATGCTCAGTCGCCGCCAAAGCAGAGCTACTCTAGCTTCTATCAGGAGCTGCTCGAGGCCTCCTACGCCAACGATG GCGTCAATGAGAATGAGATGCTGCAGCGAGCCATACAGATGTCTACACGCGATTATATGGATGATCAGAAGCGAAAATATTTGTGCGGCCCATAG
- the LOC6622278 gene encoding transcription factor Clamp, giving the protein MNFTPFGNTFPGLPQFTTTTSPLVSTVTAAVAVADADVTAANNNNQQQQQEPGGSANRYQQQQQQHQQQQQQQQVTSGVSMAHFSQPSSSAAAGSKFRSGQEEALQGDKYNGHLQQQQQQQQQQQQQPQYATVYAASATTSAVDALQASSSGQQQQQQQQQQQQQQQLQQQQVVAPQELTQDLCNAILQQQVLQNTSWQTITPGTTVADYLSHLPANTLPLSLHHFLKYSAETIKKENQQNVVLQVQTGPGAAIGINTIGTTTTISIPQQEQQPLHQQQQQQQQQQQQQQATLQLQSQVAVASTSTAVSGVKKKKRKKRSKERKPKLRPGEIRMGTALDGSPLYMCPECHVAYPEPELLEVHLVGHNLERRYVCDICQASLKRKDHLTRHKQSHNPERPYICTVCLKAFKRKEQLSLHFVIHSGEKRHQCQECGKGFYRKDHLRKHTRSHIARRVKAELNSHVRRENGTSMLQPVVTAATTAAVQHANQQQLQLQQQQQQQQQQQQQQQQQQQQQQQQQQQHHIVVSQQQQQQATGQQQQQQMLN; this is encoded by the exons ATGAATTTCACACCCTTTGGGAACACGTTTCCGGGCCTTCCACAGTtcacgacgacgacgtcgccGTTGGTGTCGACGGTAACTGCCGCTGTGGCCGTTGCCGATGCCGATGTGACTgcggccaacaacaacaatcaacagcaacaacaggagcCCGGCGGCAGCGCAAATCgctaccaacaacaacaacaacaacaccagcaacagcaacaacagcagcaggtgaCGTCGGGCGTATCTATGGCGCACTTCAGCCagcccagcagcagcgccgccgccggcaGCAAGTTTCGCAGCGGGCAGGAGGAGGCGCTGCAGGGCGATAAATACAATGGgcatttgcagcagcagcagcaacagcagcagcaacaacaacaacagccgcaatATGCAACAGTCTATGCAGCCAGCGCCACGACGAGCGCTGTGGATGCTCTGCAGGCGAGCAGCTccggacagcagcagcagcaacaacaacaacaacagcagcagcagcagcagctgcaacagcaacaagtggTAGCGCCGCAGGAGCTGACACAGGATCTATGCAATGCCATATTGCAGCAACAAG TGCTACAGAATACCTCCTGGCAAACGATCACGCCCGGCACCACCGTCGCCGACTACCTCTCGCATCTTCCAGCCAACAcgttgccgctgtcgctgcacCACTTTCTCAAGTACTCCGCGGAGACCATCAAAAAGGAGAACCAGCAGAATGTG GTGCTGCAGGTGCAGACGGGACCAGGCGCCGCCATTGGCATCAACACGATTGGCACAACGACAACCATAAGCATACctcagcaggagcagcagccgctgcatcagcaacagcagcagcagcagcagcaacaacagcagcagcaggcaacactgcagttgcagtcgcaggTCGCTGTGGCGAGCACCTCGACAGCCGTAAGTGGtgtcaagaagaagaagcgcaaAAAGCGCTCGAAAGAGCGCAAGCCAAAGCTGCGTCCCGGCGAGATTCGCATGGGCACTGCACTGGACGGCAGTCCGCTCTATATGTGCCCCGAATGTCATGTGGCCTATCCGGAGCCGGAGTTGCTCGAGGTGCATCTGGTGGGGCACAATCTGGAGCGGCGCTATGTATGCGATATATGTCAGGCATCGCTCAAGCGCAAGGATCATTTGACGAGGCACAAACAGTCGCACAATCCGGAACGGCCATACATCTGCACGGTCTGTTTGAAGGCCTTTAAGCGCAAGGAGCAGCTGAGCCTGCACTTTGTCATCCATTCGGGCGAGAAGCGACATCAGTGCCAGGAATGCGGCAAAGGCTTCTATCGCAAGGATCACCtgcgcaaacacacacgctCCCACATAGCCAGGCGCGTCAAGGCCGAGCTAAATAGTCATGTGCGGCGCGAGAACGGCACCAGCATGTTGCAGCCGGTGGTGACGGCTGCCACAACGGCGGCCGTGCAGCATgccaatcagcagcagctacaactacagcagcaacagcagcagcaacagcagcaacaacagcagcaacaacagcagcaacaacagcagcagcaacaacaacaacaacatcacaTTGTCgtcagccaacaacaacagcaacaagcaactgggcagcagcaacaacagcaaatgctaAATTAG